The window tatatctatttatactactcgcaaccttccttcaacttgcttgaaccatagatttccttatgttattatgGAACATCAAACGAGACattacatcgtctctaactcttcttttactttcttaactagacctctctaTACCTAGGAactataggctggaagatatgccactgacgatgctgctatcaCTTCTGGATATTGAGTTCCAGTGCTTCTAGACTTCTATCCGAGGTatagactattcacaaccttctacatttgagtatctcgtacgttgttcaccattaccttacttaccttaaaattttgcatcacatcttctatctttTTAATGACCTCATTCATTTGTTTCTAGTCCTCCTCGGTTACCGGGCATCGAAGGTAACTGTTTATGCCCACGGGAGTGGATAGAACCCGAGCATCCTTATGGACAATATGGATAACCGCTCTCTTGAGACAGGGGTCCACACTCGGAGCGGGAAACTGATTGACCAATTTCGGGCTCGAACTCAGCCCACCAGCTTCCGAAGATACATCCTTCTTCGGGACTTCCTGGTCGCCCAGCCTGAAAAAATCTTCCAAAGTAGCCGAATCCACACCATTGAAGAAGGAATGAATGAGGTCGTCCGCACCGTGAACTCATTCACttgacttttcttttccttcttgggCTCCACCTCGGCCTTTTGACTCAGAAGGAGGTTAGTCTCATGGATCACCCCCTCGGTTGTGTCCTACTCCCCGGCAAGAGTTGATCTGTGGGGAAAAAAATATCATCTTCTTTAGACTCATCCCTGAACTGGAGAAGCGAGTCAGAATCCGGCACCTAGGAGTTGGTTCTCTTCTTAGGCTTACGAGCTACCCTCTTCTTCGGTTGCAGCTCGTAACCCTGGCAACTCAAagactttctttttctcttcttcttttccccCGCGGCATCCAGGGGCTGTCCCGTAATGGAGGAGTCAATAAGTAGGGACGCGTCCTCATCCCCCTTCAACGGCCTAAGTTTgatggtcttaggcaaacctgcgAAGGAAAGAGAATAGGTTAGCATTATGAAACTTCGGAGCATAATAGTAACAGTTTTGGAAAAGTACTTACCATATGAACgtgcctcccatcggcccttctaAAGTATGTGCCACGAGCGCTCAAAATACAACATCTGCTTGCATATCACAAATACGAATGATTAGAAAGGAAATGAAGAGAAATTTACACTTAAGGAAAGTCTCCACTTACGATATGTGTTCCACTTCTTAGGGAACGTAAGAAACTCGGGAGGCATCATATCTTCAATCTTCACCCGAACAAAGTGTCCCTGCCAGCCTCAGTCTCGATCCTCATCAAAACTTAAAAAAAGGGGCCTAGCTGGCCCGACGAGTGAGCTTGATTAGTCCCCCTCAAAAAATTTGGGGACTGTATAAACGAAacagatggtcgagggtgaacaaATATGATTCAATATGGTTCACAAAATAACGTAGGAGGATCACAATCCTCCAAAGAGATGAGTGGATTTGTCCGAggcacacctcgtacctcttacagaagTCCAAAATCATTGGGTCTACCAAGCCTAGAGtgaggggtaagtgtaaacacttaagtaccccTCCACGTAGGTAGTAATATCATCCTCAAGCCTGAGTACTACTACATCCTTGCCTTCTTATTTACAGTCCTCTCAGACCATAGGAAGGACATCTTCAGTAACAGAGTATATATACCTCGATGCTCCTTCACCACGATCCTGTTTGGATGAAGGCTTCTCGACTTTGATGTCGTCTGCGATTGAGCAACCCTCGGTATAAAGCTTTTCATGGGTGGCTCTGGGGCAACCTCGTGGGTAGATGCCACGGGGGCGACCACTTCAGGAACAACTGCCTCGGAAGTAGCCACTTCGGCATTTGTGACCGGGTGGGAATATGAAGAGGCAGCCTGTTGAGGAACTgatttggaagttttagccattgctatttgataaagtttgaaaatttaaagaaaaagtatgaaggtttgaaggaatAAGTTTGAAGTCTGAAGAGCAGAgtttaaaaatttgaagaaaatctgGTTAAGAACCTAAGAACAATTATAAAGATTTGAAgatcaaagatgaagatatgaaggtttgaaagaaGTTGGTGATAGCTAGGAAATTCAAAGGTGGAAGCTTGATCGGAAAGTGAAAAAAGAGCAAAGGGTAGAAGCTTTTATAGGGGAAGTGCGCGATGCTTCGCATTCGGAGGCAACCAGCCAATGGTTGACACGCGTCTGAAGTCAGAATGGCACGACTAATGGGACATTTCGATTACTTCGTCGTTTTGGTTGTAATGCACGAAGGAAGGAACTGGGGAACACCTATCGTTTCTCATCATTTTGGCAAACCTACTCtttgagaaacgaggggactatctgtatatgggtaAAAATGGGGCTAATGAACAACCCGATTTTCCAGTGGGGCAAACGAAGCAAGGACATAACTACACGGGGTCGGAACTAGAGACCTTTCGCACTAAGGCCCGAACAAAGTGCTTACCACCAGAGCCATCGAGACAATACCCCCCATTCTGCTTCGAGCTCCAAGACCTCGTAAAGCATTACCAAACGGTTGCACACGACTAATGAAGGGCTCTGATATCCGCTCTCAACCGAATATCACAGCGTGAATTTCGGCCCGTATCAAGAGCAGATCAGTGATTAAcgaaaaagaatatttttacttttcttagaattatactagggatgaaactctcctactatataaagggagtgATTTTTATTCAAGAGGAACACTGTAACACGTATATTAAAGCAATATAGACTTGTTTTCTTTGCTTCTGAGCTATTCAAATGTTCTTATTTTTGGTCATAGCTCTTCATATATATTTGGCTCTCAATCGAAGGCAGAAAAATTGTTAAGCACATACCCGAGCCGGGACCTAACATATCATAACTGGTTTGATTATTTGTTTGACCTTAATTCGCTTATCTAACGTTATtgatcacttgtattgaattaattcacatatccttaaaactgcatataaatttaattgttatccatttttagggtaaacaggtTCATTACTCCAAGAGGGCAATATTAAACTACTTTAGCAACGACAGAAATAAATTCGAAATCACATTTTAACTAAAGgcaaagttatttcaaaatcgTATAGTTCATGAATAGTTTTAATCCTTTGCAGTAATAACAaagaactttcttttctttttctacttttatGCTAATAATTAGTTACCCCACATTCAAGGTCTATCAGTATTGAAGAGATTAGTTGTACAAAaaaaaggtataaaaataaagtattattcaaATTTCAATAGAAACaaaggtataaaaataaagtattattcaaatttcaataatGATACGATAAGAAAATTAATGCGGTAATTTCTTTGCAGGATACAACATGCATCGCCAGCAACTCTTAGCTTAACTACAGAGATACAAACAAGATATCTATCAAATGTCGATTAAATACTTATTTAAGGGGGAACCAAGTGCCCCAGAGTGAATACaacaatttattatttaaatttcaaTAGAGTCCACCAGTAAGGCGATAATGTGAGGTTTGAGAACTTTTTCAGGATGAGTGTATCCATCTTGATTGTGCTTGTAAGTGACATCAATAATGCGGGCGAGATTCAGAATACGAGTAAGAATCTTCGTAGATACAGGAGTTGGTCGAAGAATTCCTTCGTTTACATCCTTCCATGCTATCTCAGCCATTTCTTGAAATTTTTCCATTGCCTCTTCCGTTGATACGTCATAATCCCTCATGTAGCACTCAATTCCAGTTTCTATCTGACCTCTACTCTTCTCAACCTGGATTGGCAATAATATTGTAGTAATAAGTATGAAATCAACTGATACATTGCTTCATGATTCTTTAAGCTTagagaaatttcaaagtttatatTTGATGCAATAATATATACCTCATAGGTGGCTATGTCATCAATGACCCGACACAAGGTCACATTGGCTTCAAGAATTTTAGGGTTCTTGTCCAACCATTCAAAATCTTCCTTGTTAGCACACTTCATCCCCAAGTAGGATGTAGTAGTAAGCAAGTAATAAGTGCTAGTAGCTAATGCATTGCTCAAATACTCAGAAACAGGTGGCATATATCCTTCAATGAACCATTTTGCTTCCACAAAATAGTTTCTCACGATTTCTTTCATCTGTGAACAACAAACAAAGTCACTCAACCATCAGTACATATTCAAAGAATAAGTTTCATTATAAGAGGAGAATAAGCCACATAGTCGATTTTGATGAATAACATGTTAATTGGGTACAAGTCACGAGTCATACTCTTTCTTTGGCATAGTGAACAACAGAGGATCTGCCATCATTTGACAATTCCTTCTCATAATCATTGTAGAGATCCAACAATGCTTTATAACTGATTTTCATGTAATCTGGTAGCCGATTGATTTGGCTAACATCCCACCTAATAAATGAAAAGGAAATCGATTGATATGTCTCGTGTTTGACATCTACGTTTGTCGTCTCTTATTATAAATTGTAGGAGAAGTAATTCATACCTCTGTATGGCATCAGTGTAGACCTCAAGTTCTTTAACAATTCCATAAGCATCAAATGTATCATCTACTATTGAAATCATTGCTATAGTCTTAGCAAGCATGACACGAGCCTGAGAATATTGAGGTTCAGAGTAAACTCCCACCGTCCAAAAGTAGCACTCAACTGCTCTATCCCTAGCATATGGAAGTGTCGTCACAAAATCCAAATCTTTCCACCACCTACAAAACAAGTAAAAATATATGTCAACTTCTAAGAAATTACTATGAGgaaagaatttataaatttttttcaCACGTAAATTATCACGAGGTTACCTTGAAACCTCGCTGAGTTCTTGTTTGTGCAACATTTGAAGTACATTGAAATCCAATTTGGCAAATCGAAGCAAGATATCATTATTCAATTCCTCCTCTTCATAGATGGAGATGAAGTAACGTGTCTCAACTCTTGGAATGCTCTTATGCAGAGATTGCTCAAGGGCATGTGTCACTTGCTTACTTAGAGGTGACTTCAAATGTGGAGCTGCAGATTCAAGATGAGCTGTCGAGAAAGCAAGCGCCTCTTCTAAGATGTCTTCTCCATGAGTCCTTACATGTGAAGCTTCGTATAAGTTCAACAGACCCGTTACATTA is drawn from Nicotiana tabacum cultivar K326 chromosome 22, ASM71507v2, whole genome shotgun sequence and contains these coding sequences:
- the LOC107801757 gene encoding vetispiradiene synthase 3; this translates as MAPAAAVLSNYEEEEIVRPVADFSPSLWGDRFHSFSLDNQVAGKYAQEIETLKEQTRSMLMSAASGTTTLTLAEKLNLIDIVERLGIAYHFEKQIDDMLDQIYNADPNFEGLEYNDLCILSLQFRLLRQHGYNISPKILSRFQYANGKFKESLSDNVTGLLNLYEASHVRTHGEDILEEALAFSTAHLESAAPHLKSPLSKQVTHALEQSLHKSIPRVETRYFISIYEEEELNNDILLRFAKLDFNVLQMLHKQELSEVSRWWKDLDFVTTLPYARDRAVECYFWTVGVYSEPQYSQARVMLAKTIAMISIVDDTFDAYGIVKELEVYTDAIQRWDVSQINRLPDYMKISYKALLDLYNDYEKELSNDGRSSVVHYAKERMKEIVRNYFVEAKWFIEGYMPPVSEYLSNALATSTYYLLTTTSYLGMKCANKEDFEWLDKNPKILEANVTLCRVIDDIATYEVEKSRGQIETGIECYMRDYDVSTEEAMEKFQEMAEIAWKDVNEGILRPTPVSTKILTRILNLARIIDVTYKHNQDGYTHPEKVLKPHIIALLVDSIEI